The following coding sequences lie in one Arachis ipaensis cultivar K30076 chromosome B05, Araip1.1, whole genome shotgun sequence genomic window:
- the LOC107644589 gene encoding TMV resistance protein N-like, with protein sequence MPLQSSFSSFSTHSSSSSFGYASEYDVFISFRGEDTRYGFTGNLYKALFDKGVHTFIDDEELQRGDEITPSLLKAIQESRIAIIVLSPNYASSSFCLDELVHILHCIKGNNRLVLPVFYEADPSDVRHQRNSFGEAMAKHEEKFKSDLNKVHKWKQALHQVANLSGYHFKHGDGYEHKFIRNIVEEISRKIRRSQLFVARFPVGLDSLDSRVSKVISLLRMNSSDQVHMVGIHGVGGIGKTALACAVHNLIADHFDGTCFLEDVRENSKRHGLAHLQNILLSEILGKEEIKIVSVQQGTSRIQRRLCQKKVLLLLDDVDDHKQLQAIAGKPDWFGPGSRVIITTRDTHLLKYHGVENTYEVEGLNEAESFQLLIKHAFKNGYDSSSNYVDVLTRTITYASGLPLALEVIGSHLYEKKVEDWESALDKFERHLDNRIYEILRVSFDALGKEEQSVFLDIACCFKGYELKEITDLLQAHYGSCMKYHIGVLFEKSLIKINLYDLSVTMHDLIENMGKEIALEESPEMPEKRSRLWFYEDIVKVLQDNLGTSTIEIIYLEFPLLERKGDEDSFEKEGNKDVEVKWDGTAFKEMKNLKTLIIKNGCFSECPKYLPNSLRVLEWWRFPSEWLPNDFQPKKLSILKLSNNLYLAHKLDSLAKKLVSLKVLNFDYNDSLKEIADVSSLQTLEEFSFRGCKNLVTVHSSVGFLSKLKRLNAEYCEKLRTFPAAIKLPLLKDFSLCGCSSLVNFPEILEEMANVGWLDLKGTGIKDLPCSFHNLSGLRNLEIIWNEMCKIPSIIFMMPQLSSCYIEGGGKKRKVSSEKPEEDEEEGLQGILTHSLPSQHMMKALCLRDTNLSDDFFPLAVAWLPNVTQLSLRGNNFTVLPECMKEFCFLYLLIVDDCNHLQEIRGIPPCLTNFSAVNCKSLSPRATRVLLNQELHEGRWTIFAMPGGRIPRWFEKRCSGASISFWFHGTEFPDNALFFAILLKDGLPSPVEVLPIVTVNGNQVSCRWRETPVDQLFIFHLSETIAYNVILRFENKWNHAEISYEAHDYYTYDEVPTESIAKEIGIHLLKQKISSSIIQDIRFTDPYKMTQLIIMMMMISIVLPNHKKQPLLLETSIGLWTLLFLTHTHFFLDK encoded by the exons ATGCCTCTGCAatcttccttctcctccttttccacccattcttcttcttcttccttcggcTATGCATCTGAATATGATGTGTTTATTAGTTTCAGAGGCGAAGATACTCGCTATGGTTTCACTGGCAACCTCTACAAAGCTCTTTTTGATAAAGGAGTCCACACCTTCATTGATGATGAGGAGCTTCAAAGAGGAGACGAAATCACACCCTCACTTCTCAAGGCAATTCAAGAGTCTAGGATTGCCATCATTGTCCTCTCTCCTAactatgcttcttcttctttttgcttAGACGAGCTTGTCCACATCCTTCACTGCATCAAGGGAAATAATCGCCTGGTTTTACCGGTTTTCTATGAGGCTGATCCTTCGGATGTGCGGCATCAAAGAAATAGTTTCGGAGAAGCAATGGCCAAGCATGAAGAGAAATTCAAGAGTGACTTGAACAAGGTGCACAAATGGAAGCAGGCTCTGCATCAAGTTGCTAATTTGTCAGGATATCATTTCAAACACGG GGATGGATATGAACATAAGTTTATCAGAAATATTGTGGAAGAAATTTCAAGAAAGATTAGACGTTCACAGTTGTTTGTTGCTCGTTTTCCTGTTGGACTAGATTCACTAGATTCTCGAGTGTCAAAAGTAATTTCACTTttgagaatgaattctagtgatCAAGTTCACATGGTAGGGATTCATGGAGTTGGTGGAATAGGAAAAACAGCACTTGCTTGTGCTGTTCATAATTTGATTGCTGACCATTTTGACGGTACGTGCTTTCTTGAAGATGTAAGAGAAAACTCAAAGAGACATGGCTTGGCTCATCTTCAAAATATCCTTCTCTCTGAGATATTAGGAAAGGAGGAAATTAAGATAGTGAGTGTTCAACAAGGAACTTCTCGAATCCAGCGAAGGCTATGTCAAAAGAAAGTTCTTTTGTTATTAGATGATGTTGATGATCACAAGCAACTACAGGCTATTGCTGGGAAACCTGACTGGTTTGGTCCTGGAAGCAGAGTTATTATTACAACACGGGACACACATTTGCTAAAATATCATGGTGTTGAAAACACATATGAGGTAGAGGGTTTAAATGAGGCAGAGTCTTTTCAATTGCTTATTAAACATGCTTTCAAAAATGGTTATGATAGCAGCTCCAATTATGTGGATGTTTTGACCCGTACAATAACTTATGCTTCTGGTCTTCCATTGGCTTTGGAAGTAATAGGTAGTCACTTATATGAAAAAAAAGTAGAAGATTGGGAGTCTGCATTGGATAAATTTGAAAGACATCTTGATAACAGAATATATGAGATACTTCGAGTAAGTTTTGATGCTTTGGGAAAAGAAGAGCAGAGTGTTTTTCTAGATATTGCCTGTTGTTTCAAAGGAtatgaattaaaagaaattacAGATCTACTTCAAGCTCATTATGGGAGTTGCATGAAATATCATATTGGAGTGCTTTTTGAAAAATCTCTCATAAAGATCAATTTGTATGATCTCAGTGTGACAATGCATGATTTGATAGAGAACATGGGCAAAGAAATTGCACTAGAAGAATCACCAGAAATGCCTGAAAAGCGTAGTAGGTTATGGTTCTATGAAGATATAGTTAAAGTTTTACAAGATAATCTA GGTACTAGCACCATTGAAATCATATATTTGGAATTTCCCTTATTGGAAAGGAAAGGAGATGAAGATtcatttgaaaaagagggaaataAAGATGTTGAAGTAAAATGGGACGGAACAGCTTTTAAAGAGATGAAAAATCTCAAAACGCTTATCATAAAAAATGGTTGTTTTTCTGAATGTCCCAAATATCTTCCAAACAGTTTAAGGGTATTGGAATGGTGGAGATTTCCTTCAGAGTGGCTACCAAATGATTTTCAACCAAAGAAACTCTCCATACTCAAGTTATCGAATAATCTCTATTTGGCACACAAGTTGGATAGCTTAGCCAAG aAGCTGGTGAGTTTgaaagttttgaattttgattacAATGATTCTTTGAAAGAAATAGCTGATGTGTCTAGTCTTCAAACTTTAGAAGAATTTTCGTTCCGAGGATGCAAAAACTTAGTTACAGTTCACAGTTCAGTTGGGTTTCTATCTAAACTTAAAAGATTGAATGCTGAATATTGCGAGAAGCTCAGGACTTTCCCAGCAGCTATCAAATTGCCCTTACTGAAAGATTTCAGTCTATGTGGTTGCTCAAGCCTGGTCAATTTTCCAGAAATTTTAGAAGAGATGGCAAATGTAGGATGGCTTGATTTGAAAGGCACTGGCATAAAAGATTTGCCATGCTCATTTCATAATCTTTCTGGATTGCGAAATCTGGAAATTATTTGGAATGAAATGTGTAAGATAccaagcatcatttttatgatgCCACAACTATCTTCATGTTATATTGAGGGAGGAGGCAAGAAGAGGAAGGTATCATCGGAAAAGCCGGAGGAGGATGAGGAGGAGGGGCTTCAAGGAATACTCACTCACTCCCTCCCCTCGCAACATATGATGAAAGCTCTTTGTCTCAGAGACACCAATCTGTCAGATGATTTTTTTCCACTAGCTGTTGCATGGCTTCCAAATGTGACACAATTAAGCCTAAGAGGCAATAATTTCACAGTCCTTCCTGAATGCATGAAAGAATTTTGCTTTTTATACTTGCTCATCGTCGATGATTGCAACCATCTTCAGGAGATTAGAGGGATTCCACCTTGCTTGACAAACTTCTCAGCAGTAAACTGCAAATCCTTGAGTCCTAGAGCCACAAGAGTTTTACTCAATCAG GAATTACATGAGGGTAGATGGACAATCTTTGCAATGCCAGGTGGAAGGATTCCAAGGTGGTTTGAGAAGCGCTGCAGCGGAGCTTCAATTTCATTCTGGTTTCATGGCACTGAATTCCCTGACAATgctcttttctttgcaattctACTCAAAGATGGCCTCCCTTCCCCAGTTGAAGTATTACCCATCGTCACTGTCAATGGCAACCAGGTTTCCTGTCGATGGCGGGAGACCCCAGTGgatcaattatttatttttcatctgtCAGAGACAATTGCTTATAATGTAATACTACGTTTTGAAAACAAATGGAATCATGCAGAGATTTCATATGAAGCACATGACTACTATACCTATGATGAGGTCCCCACTGAGTCAATTGCAAAAGAGATTGGAATCCATCTATTGAAGCAAAAGATCAGTAGCAGTATAATTCAAGATATCCGATTCACTGATCCTTACAAAATGACACAACTAatcataatgatgatgatgatctcaATAGTATTGCCCAACCATAAGAAGCAGCCCTTACTCCTTGAAACATCCATTGGTTTGTGGACATTGCTGttcctaacacacacacacttttTTTTGGATAAATAA
- the LOC107644586 gene encoding TMV resistance protein N: MSLQSSSSSYSAHPFSSSFIRYEWKYDVFISFRGRDTRYDFTGNLYKALCDKGILTFFDDGELQSGEEITPALLKAIEESRIAIVVLSPNYASSSFCLDELVHVLHCIKGNNRFVLPVFFKVDPSDVRHLKNSFGEAMDKHEKRYKDDMNKKVDKWKKALPQVANLSGYHFKDGHGYEHQFIKKIVQDISRKIGRLPLPVADFPVGLESPVSEVISLLEMDSTDRVHMVGIHGIGGIGKTTLALALYNFIADNFKGVCFLENVRENSQKYGLVHLQNNLLCKILGKEGVQIIGVKEGISQIQRRLSQTKVLLVLDDVDEHEQLTAIAGKPDWFHPGSRIIITTRDKHLLTLHDIERTYEVQGLNEEESLDLLQWKAFKTDIINPRYKNVLTRAVTYASGLPLALEVIGSNLFGKDLEQWESAMDQYEEVLDNKIRKILQVSFDALGEDVQSVFLDIACCFKGYKSVEVTAILQAQYGRSMKYHIGMLVEKSLIKIDHLFRITLHDLIEDMGKDICREKSSKVPGKHSRLWFYKDIVKVLEDNQGTSAIEIIHLEFPLFRKEGGEDPSKKEKNDDVEVKWDGTAFKEMKNLKTLIIKNGRFSRGPKYLPNSLRVLEWRRYPSRYFPSNFDPEKLSILKLPDYLYMSPKLDSISKMLITLKVLSFDYSDSLKEIPDVSNIQTLEEFSFEGCSNLVSVHSSVGFLPKLRILNAEKCPKLRSFPPVINLPSLEMLGLSGCSSLEKFPEIPEEMKNLEELDLIGTGIQDLPCSFCNLSRLWHLYLEENKMHKIPSVICMMPSLDFCNINLGGNKGRVSGEQEEGLHGIFTHSLPSSDMEHLSLKNSNLSDEFFPLAVAWFPNVEFLDLTGNNFTVFPECIQQFRFLKILKVDDCEHLREIRGIPPCLTDFSAVNCKSLSPRGTSVLLNQQVHEGRSTHFVMPGGSIPRGFEWRSSGASISFWFRGTIFPYKSLCVAILLKHDILSPPLQVKPTVTINGNQVQFGRYGLMGQLFIFNLKRDDYYYEAPHFKRGWNHVKLSYEAYYKGFEGKVPSESIGKEIGMHVWKEESSSIMEDIRFTDPYKMTQLIIMMIMLSIAFPNHKNHPLLLQTCIGYWTLLFLTMYDLDNDSELGSEGSNISDGSMASTELAGAELGCAQM; encoded by the exons ATGTCTCTGcaatcctcctcctcctcctactCTGCCCATccattttcctcttctttcatccGATATGAATGGAAATACGATGTGTTTATTAGTTTCAGAGGCCGAGATACTCGCTATGATTTCACTGGCAACCTCTACAAGGCTCTTTGTGACAAAGGAATTCTCACCTTCTTTGATGATGGCGAGCTTCAAAGCGGAGAGGAAATCACACCTGCACTTCTCAAGGCAATTGAAGAGTCCAGGATTGCCATCGTTGTACTCTCTCCTAactatgcttcttcttctttttgcttAGACGAACTGGTCCATGTCCTTCACTGCATCAAGGGAAACAATCGGTTTGTTTTGCCAGTTTTCTTTAAGGTGGATCCTTCTGATGTGCGCCATCTAAAAAACAGTTTTGGAGAAGCAATGGATAAGCATGAGAAGAGATACAAGGATGACATGAATAAGAAGGTGGACAAATGGAAAAAGGCTCTGCCTCAAGTGGCTAATTTATCAGGCTATCATTTCAAAGATGG GCATGGATATGAGCATCAGTTTATTAAAAAGATCGTGCAAGACATTTCAAGAAAGATTGGGCGTCTACCTTTGCCAGTGGCTGACTTCCCTGTTGGACTCGAGTCTCCAGTGTCAGAAGTGATTTCACTTTTGGAAATGGATTCTACTGATCGAGTTCACATGGTAGGGATACATGGAATTGGTGGCATAGGAAAAACAACACTTGCTCTTGCTCTTTATAACTTTATTGCTGACAATTTTAAAGGTGTGTGTTTTCTTGAAAACGTGAGagaaaattcacaaaaatatGGGTTGGTGCATCTTCAAAACAATCTTCTTTGTAAGATATTAGGAAAGGAGGGAGTCCAGATAATAGGTGTTAAGGAAGGAATTTCACAGATACAACGTAGACTCAGTCAAACAAAAGTTCTTTTGGTTCTGGATGATGTTGATGAGCATGAACAGTTGACAGCTATTGCGGGAAAACCTGATTGGTTTCATCCTGGAAGCAGAATCATTATTACAACACGGGACAAACATTTGCTGACGCTTCATGACATTGAAAGAACATATGAGGTACAAGGTTTGAATGAGGAAGAGTCCTTAGATTTGCTTCAATGGAAGGCTTTTAAAACAGATATTATCAACCCAAGGTATAAGAATGTTTTAACCCGTGCAGTAACTTATGCTTCTGGACTTCCATTGGCTTTGGAAGTTATAGGTTCTAACTTGTTTGGAAAAGATTTAGAACAATGGGAATCTGCAATGGATCAATATGAAGAAGTTCTTGATAATAAAATACGTAAGATACTTCAGGTTAGTTTTGATGCTTTGGGAGAAGATGTGCAGAGTGTTTTTCTTGATATTGCTTGTTGTTTTAAAGGATATAAATCAGTGGAAGTTACAGCTATACTTCAAGCTCAATATGGGAGGAGTATGAAATATCATATTGGAATGTTGGTTGAAAAATCTCTCATAAAGATTGATCATCTATTCAGAATAACATTACATGATCTAATAGAGGACATGGGCAAAGATATATGTCGAGAAAAATCGTCAAAAGTGCCTGGAAAACATAGTAGATTATGGTTCTACAAGGATATAGTTAAAGTTTTAGAAGATAATCAA GGAACTAGTGCCATTGAAATCATACATTTGGAATTTCCTTTATTTAGAAAGGAAGGAGGTGAAGATCCgtcaaaaaaagagaaaaatgatgATGTAGAAGTAAAATGGGATGGAACAGCTTTTAAAGAGATGAAAAATCTCAAAACACTTATCATAAAAAATGGTCGTTTTTCCAGAGGGCCCAAATACCTTCCAAATAGTTTAAGAGTATTGGAATGGAGGAGATATCCATCGAGATATTTTCCCTCTAATTTTGATCCAGAAAAGCTTTCCATACTCAAGTTGCCTGATTATCTCTACATGTCACCCAAGTTGGATAGCATATCCAAG ATGTTGATCACCTTGAAAGTTTTGAGTTTTGATTACAGTGATTCTTTGAAAGAGATACCTGATGTGTCTAATATTCAAACTTTAGAAGAATTTTCTTTTGAAGGATGtagtaatttagtctcagttCACAGTTCAGTTGGTTTTTTACCTAAACTTAGAATATTGAATGCTGAAAAGTGTCCCAAGCTCAGAAGTTTTCCACCTGTTATTAATTTGCCCTCACTGGAAATGCTCGGTCTATCTGGATGCTCAAGCCTTGAGAAATTTCCAGAAATTCCAGAAGAGATGAAAAATCTAGAAGAGCTTGATTTGATTGGCACTGGGATACAAGATTTGCCATGTTCATTTTGTAACCTTTCTAGATTGTGGCATTTGTATTTGGAGGAGAATAAAATGCATAAAATACCAAGTGTCATTTGCATGATGCCAAGCCTGGATTTTTGTAATATTAACTTAGGAGGAAACAAGGGGAGGGTATCGGGAGAGCAGGAAGAGGGGCTTCACGGAATATTCACTCACTCTCTCCCCTCTTCAGATATGGAACACCTTTCTCTCAAGAACAGCAATTTGTCAGATGAGTTTTTTCCACTAGCTGTTGCATGGTTTCCCAATGTGGAATTTTTAGACCTAACAGGCAATAATTTCACGGTCTTTCCTGAATGCATCCAACAATTTCGCTTTCTAAAGATACTCAAGGTGGATGATTGCGAGCATCTTCGGGAGATTAGAGGGATTCCACCGTGCTTGACAGACTTCTCAGCAGTAAACTGTAAATCATTGAGTCCGAGGGGCACAAGCGTGTTACTCAACCAG CAAGTGCACGAGGGTAGAAGCACCCACTTTGTGATGCCAGGTGGAAGCATTCCAAGGGGGTTTGAGTGGCGCAGCAGTGGAGCTTCTATTTCTTTCTGGTTTCGTGGCACCATATTCCCTTACAAATCTCTTTGCGTTGCAATTCTACTCAAACATGACATCCTTTCCCCACCACTTCAAGTAAAACCCACTGTGACCATCAATGGCAACCAAGTTCAATTTGGACGGTATGGCCTTATGggtcaattatttatttttaatctgAAGAGAGATGATTATTATTATGAAGCACCACATTTTAAAAGAGGATGGAATCATGTGAAGCTTTCATATGAAGCATATTATAAGGGTTTTGAGGGAAAGGTGCCGAGTGAGTCAATTGGAAAAGAGATTGGAATGCACGTATGGAAGGAAGAGAGTAGTAGTATAATGGAAGATATTCGATTCACTGATCCATACAAAATGACACAACTAATTATAATGATGATCATGCTCTCAATAGCATTCCCCAACCATAAGAACCACCCCTTGCTCCTCCAAACATGCATTGGTTATTGGACCTTGCTCTTTCTAACTATGTATGATTTGGATAATGACAGTGAATTAGGGTCGGAAGGATCAAATATCAGCGACGGTTCAATGGCATCCACAGAGCTAGCGGGTGCAGAACTTGGGTGTGCCCAAATGTAA
- the LOC107644597 gene encoding uncharacterized protein LOC107644597 isoform X3, with the protein MSPSNGLQNGGGVCGGVGGGGSGLNYIEHQVSKLDTLAGVAIKYGVEVADIKRMNGLATDLQMFALKTLKIPLPGRHPPSPSPTPSVPNGHAKDNSSERRPPRASQYCMKEPLQSLRLKPPKEKVSPAMTILQKYYGLSSSIARDTSETELAVYASDNSDHSGDDWFPKTSPISDLRSNHYPKSTNLVYDLLTGNDEMHEYVPLADIGDVGGEKSDEKSVRRRQKAEVDSRPVTPEKILKEGINGGSNGFSSNGKALSMRPKSASRANLLSESESGWLDSIAVGMGESIFTDTLSGVRKSSSASSLREQEKNNSASAWPTTMWNLKPDLQAAISKPIFDGLPIPITGRRSKTALD; encoded by the exons ATGTCGCCGTCGAACGGGTTGCAGAACGGCGGCGGCGTCTGTGGCGGTGTCGGCGGCGGTGGAAGTGGGTTGAATTATATTGAGCACCAAGTCTCTAAGCTCGACACACTCGCTGGTGTGGCTATTAAGTATGGCGTTGAG GTAGCTGATATCAAAAGGATGAACGGGTTAGCCACGGATCTTCAAATGTTTGCACTGAAGACATTGAAAATTCCGTTACCGGGACGACATCCGCCATCCCCCTCTCCCACTCCGAGTGTACCTAATGGACATGCAAA GGATAATAGCTCGGAAAGACGACCCCCACGTGCAAGTCAATACTGCATGAAGGAACCTCTACAATCCTTAAGACTTAAACCACCGAAGGAGAAGGTTTCTCCAGCCATGACCATTTTGCAGAAATACTATGGATTGAGTTCTTCTATAGCTAGAGATACATCTGAGACAGAATTGGCAGTTTATGCATCTGATAATTCAGATCATTCTGGAGATGATTGGTTTCCCAAAACTTCACCAATTTCTGACCTTCGATCAAACCATTACCCCAAGTCAACAAATTTAGTGTATGATTTATTGACTGGGAATGatgaaatgcatgagtatgtgccTCTTGCGGACATTGGAGATGTGGGAGGTGAGAAATCTGATGAGAAATCCGTTCGCAGACGTCAGAAAGCTGAAGTTGATAGCAGACCTGTTACACCAGAAAAGATTCTGAAGGAAGGAATTAACGGGGGGTCAAATGGTTTTTCTTCAAACGGAAAAGCGTTGTCTATGAGGCCAAAATCAGCTAGTCGAGCAAATCTGCtttcagaatcagaatcaggaTGGTTAGATTCTATTGCGGTGGGGATGGGCGAATCCATCTTTACCGATACTCTTTCTGGAGTACGCAAATCATCAAGCGCGTCAAGCCTGAGAGAGCAGGAAAAGAACAATTCGGCCTCAGCCTGGCCAACCACAATGTGGAATCTGAAACCGGATTTGCAAGCAGCTATCTCCAAACCCATCTTTGATGGCTTACCGATCCCAATAACTGGTCGGAGAAGCAAAACTGCCCTTGATTAG
- the LOC107644597 gene encoding uncharacterized protein LOC107644597 isoform X2, with translation MSPSNGLQNGGGVCGGVGGGGSGLNYIEHQVSKLDTLAGVAIKYGVEVADIKRMNGLATDLQMFALKTLKIPLPGRHPPSPSPTPSVPNGHAKLGDNSSERRPPRASQYCMKEPLQSLRLKPPKEKVSPAMTILQKYYGLSSSIARDTSETELAVYASDNSDHSGDDWFPKTSPISDLRSNHYPKSTNLVYDLLTGNDEMHEYVPLADIGDVGGEKSDEKSVRRRQKAEVDSRPVTPEKILKEGINGGSNGFSSNGKALSMRPKSASRANLLSESESGWLDSIAVGMGESIFTDTLSGVRKSSSASSLREQEKNNSASAWPTTMWNLKPDLQAAISKPIFDGLPIPITGRRSKTALD, from the exons ATGTCGCCGTCGAACGGGTTGCAGAACGGCGGCGGCGTCTGTGGCGGTGTCGGCGGCGGTGGAAGTGGGTTGAATTATATTGAGCACCAAGTCTCTAAGCTCGACACACTCGCTGGTGTGGCTATTAAGTATGGCGTTGAG GTAGCTGATATCAAAAGGATGAACGGGTTAGCCACGGATCTTCAAATGTTTGCACTGAAGACATTGAAAATTCCGTTACCGGGACGACATCCGCCATCCCCCTCTCCCACTCCGAGTGTACCTAATGGACATGCAAAGTTGGG GGATAATAGCTCGGAAAGACGACCCCCACGTGCAAGTCAATACTGCATGAAGGAACCTCTACAATCCTTAAGACTTAAACCACCGAAGGAGAAGGTTTCTCCAGCCATGACCATTTTGCAGAAATACTATGGATTGAGTTCTTCTATAGCTAGAGATACATCTGAGACAGAATTGGCAGTTTATGCATCTGATAATTCAGATCATTCTGGAGATGATTGGTTTCCCAAAACTTCACCAATTTCTGACCTTCGATCAAACCATTACCCCAAGTCAACAAATTTAGTGTATGATTTATTGACTGGGAATGatgaaatgcatgagtatgtgccTCTTGCGGACATTGGAGATGTGGGAGGTGAGAAATCTGATGAGAAATCCGTTCGCAGACGTCAGAAAGCTGAAGTTGATAGCAGACCTGTTACACCAGAAAAGATTCTGAAGGAAGGAATTAACGGGGGGTCAAATGGTTTTTCTTCAAACGGAAAAGCGTTGTCTATGAGGCCAAAATCAGCTAGTCGAGCAAATCTGCtttcagaatcagaatcaggaTGGTTAGATTCTATTGCGGTGGGGATGGGCGAATCCATCTTTACCGATACTCTTTCTGGAGTACGCAAATCATCAAGCGCGTCAAGCCTGAGAGAGCAGGAAAAGAACAATTCGGCCTCAGCCTGGCCAACCACAATGTGGAATCTGAAACCGGATTTGCAAGCAGCTATCTCCAAACCCATCTTTGATGGCTTACCGATCCCAATAACTGGTCGGAGAAGCAAAACTGCCCTTGATTAG
- the LOC107644597 gene encoding uncharacterized protein LOC107644597 isoform X1 encodes MSPSNGLQNGGGVCGGVGGGGSGLNYIEHQVSKLDTLAGVAIKYGVEVADIKRMNGLATDLQMFALKTLKIPLPGRHPPSPSPTPSVPNGHAKLGYYHILMDNSSERRPPRASQYCMKEPLQSLRLKPPKEKVSPAMTILQKYYGLSSSIARDTSETELAVYASDNSDHSGDDWFPKTSPISDLRSNHYPKSTNLVYDLLTGNDEMHEYVPLADIGDVGGEKSDEKSVRRRQKAEVDSRPVTPEKILKEGINGGSNGFSSNGKALSMRPKSASRANLLSESESGWLDSIAVGMGESIFTDTLSGVRKSSSASSLREQEKNNSASAWPTTMWNLKPDLQAAISKPIFDGLPIPITGRRSKTALD; translated from the exons ATGTCGCCGTCGAACGGGTTGCAGAACGGCGGCGGCGTCTGTGGCGGTGTCGGCGGCGGTGGAAGTGGGTTGAATTATATTGAGCACCAAGTCTCTAAGCTCGACACACTCGCTGGTGTGGCTATTAAGTATGGCGTTGAG GTAGCTGATATCAAAAGGATGAACGGGTTAGCCACGGATCTTCAAATGTTTGCACTGAAGACATTGAAAATTCCGTTACCGGGACGACATCCGCCATCCCCCTCTCCCACTCCGAGTGTACCTAATGGACATGCAAAGTTGGGGTACTACCATATACTCAT GGATAATAGCTCGGAAAGACGACCCCCACGTGCAAGTCAATACTGCATGAAGGAACCTCTACAATCCTTAAGACTTAAACCACCGAAGGAGAAGGTTTCTCCAGCCATGACCATTTTGCAGAAATACTATGGATTGAGTTCTTCTATAGCTAGAGATACATCTGAGACAGAATTGGCAGTTTATGCATCTGATAATTCAGATCATTCTGGAGATGATTGGTTTCCCAAAACTTCACCAATTTCTGACCTTCGATCAAACCATTACCCCAAGTCAACAAATTTAGTGTATGATTTATTGACTGGGAATGatgaaatgcatgagtatgtgccTCTTGCGGACATTGGAGATGTGGGAGGTGAGAAATCTGATGAGAAATCCGTTCGCAGACGTCAGAAAGCTGAAGTTGATAGCAGACCTGTTACACCAGAAAAGATTCTGAAGGAAGGAATTAACGGGGGGTCAAATGGTTTTTCTTCAAACGGAAAAGCGTTGTCTATGAGGCCAAAATCAGCTAGTCGAGCAAATCTGCtttcagaatcagaatcaggaTGGTTAGATTCTATTGCGGTGGGGATGGGCGAATCCATCTTTACCGATACTCTTTCTGGAGTACGCAAATCATCAAGCGCGTCAAGCCTGAGAGAGCAGGAAAAGAACAATTCGGCCTCAGCCTGGCCAACCACAATGTGGAATCTGAAACCGGATTTGCAAGCAGCTATCTCCAAACCCATCTTTGATGGCTTACCGATCCCAATAACTGGTCGGAGAAGCAAAACTGCCCTTGATTAG